The following coding sequences lie in one Homo sapiens chromosome 6 genomic scaffold, GRCh38.p14 alternate locus group ALT_REF_LOCI_5 HSCHR6_MHC_MCF_CTG1 genomic window:
- the OR10C1 gene encoding olfactory receptor 10C1, whose amino-acid sequence MSANTSMVTEFLLLGFSHLADLQGLLFSVFLTIYLLTVAGNFLIVVLVSTDAALQSPMYFFLRTLSALEIGYTSVTVPLLLHHLLTGRRHISRSGCALQMFFFLFFGATECCLLAAMAYDRYAAICEPLRYPLLLSHRVCLQLAGSAWACGVLVGLGHTPFIFSLPFCGPNTIPQFFCEIQPVLQLVCGDTSLNELQIILATALLILCPFGLILGSYGRILVTIFRIPSVAGRRKAFSTCSSHLIMVSLFYGTALFIYIRPKASYDPATDPLVSLFYAVVTPILNPIIYSLRNTEVKAALKRTIQKTVPMEI is encoded by the coding sequence ATGAGTGCAAACACCTCCATGGTGACTGAGTTTCTTCTTCTCGGCTTCTCCCACCTGGCCGACCTCCAGGGCTTgctcttctctgtctttctcactATCTACCTGCTGACCGTGGCAGGCAATTTCCTCATTGTGGTGCTGGTCTCCACTGATGCTGCCCTCCAGTCCCCTATGTACTTCTTCCTGCGCACCCTCTCGGCCTTGGAGATTGGCTATACGTCTGTCACGGTCCCCCTGCTACTTCACCACCTCCTTACTGGCCGGCGCCACATCTCTCGCTCTGGATGTGCTCTCCAGatgttcttcttcctcttctttggcGCCACGGAGTGCTGCCTCCTGGCAGCCATGGCCTATGACCGCTATGCAGCCATCTGTGAACCCCTCCGCTACCCACTGCTGCTGAGCCACCGGGTGTGTCTACAGCTAGCTGGGTCGGCGTGGGCCTGTGGGGTGCTGGTGGGGCTGGGCCACACCCCTTTCATcttctctttgcccttctgcGGCCCCAATACCATCCCGCAGTTCTTCTGTGAGATCCAGCCTGTCCTGCAGCTGGTATGTGGAGACACCTCGCTTAATGAACTGCAGATTATCCTGGCAACAGCCCTCCTCATCCTCTGCCCCTTTGGCCTCATCCTGGGCTCCTACGGGCGTATCCTCGTTACCATCTTCCGGATCCCATCTGTTGCGGGCCGCCGCAAGGCCTTCTCCACCTGCTCCTCCCACCTGATCATGGTCTCCCTCTTCTATGGCACCGCACTCTTTATCTATATTCGCCCTAAGGCCAGCTACGATCCGGCCACTGACCCTCTGGTGTCCCTCTTCTATGCTGTGGTCACCCCCATCCTCAACCCCATCATCTACAGCCTGCGGAACACAGAGGTCAAAGCTGCCCTAAAGAGAACCATCCAGAAAACGGTGCCTATGGAGATTTGA